The following proteins are encoded in a genomic region of Syntrophotaleaceae bacterium:
- a CDS encoding DEAD/DEAH box helicase has product MTFAELNLSAPLNKALSVCGFTAPTPIQAQAIPPALAGRDLIATAQTGTGKTAAFMLPALERLQQRGKNGKGAPRVLVLAPTRELAGQVLDATRSFGRFLKFTSASLLGGMSYQGQFQALGKPLDLVVATPGRLIDHLDRGSIDLSRVEVLVLDEADRMLDMGFKEDVEKITAATPAGRQTLLFTATMDRAMTELAMGLLKDPVRIAVAQEKITAENIEHRLHVADNLQHKQRLLHHLAADAELRQAIIFSATKRNADTLARELSLQGHRTAALHGDMSQGARNRTIRDLRSGRIRLLVATDVAARGLDVAGISHVINFDLPKFAEDYVHRIGRTGRAGAAGIAISFVSGEDLEALKKIQRYIGRELPREVISGLEPTRNLELRSEKSGRRVGAGPKKFGKKPNSAGKSGWKQERSGAAKGKTGRPGRKVGGSPAIEYRSR; this is encoded by the coding sequence ATGACTTTTGCAGAACTCAATCTCTCCGCTCCCCTCAACAAGGCCCTGTCCGTTTGCGGTTTCACCGCTCCGACGCCGATCCAGGCGCAGGCGATCCCTCCGGCGCTGGCCGGCAGGGACCTGATCGCCACCGCCCAGACCGGCACCGGCAAAACCGCCGCTTTCATGCTGCCGGCCCTGGAACGGCTGCAGCAGCGGGGCAAAAACGGCAAGGGCGCTCCGCGGGTCCTGGTGCTGGCGCCGACCCGTGAGCTGGCCGGCCAGGTCCTCGACGCCACCCGCAGCTTCGGCCGTTTCCTGAAGTTTACCAGTGCTTCACTGCTGGGAGGGATGTCTTATCAGGGGCAGTTCCAGGCCCTGGGCAAGCCCCTCGACCTGGTGGTCGCGACCCCCGGTCGCCTGATCGATCACCTGGACCGGGGCAGCATCGACCTGTCCCGGGTGGAGGTGCTGGTGCTGGACGAGGCCGACCGGATGCTCGACATGGGCTTCAAGGAGGATGTGGAGAAGATCACCGCCGCCACCCCCGCCGGCCGGCAGACCCTGCTGTTTACCGCGACCATGGACCGGGCCATGACCGAACTGGCCATGGGACTGCTCAAGGACCCGGTGCGCATTGCCGTCGCCCAGGAAAAGATCACGGCCGAGAACATCGAGCATCGCCTCCACGTGGCCGACAACCTTCAGCACAAGCAGCGCCTGCTGCACCATCTGGCGGCCGATGCCGAGCTGCGTCAGGCAATCATCTTTTCCGCCACCAAGCGCAATGCCGACACCCTGGCCCGCGAGCTTTCCTTGCAGGGGCACCGTACCGCGGCCCTGCACGGGGACATGTCCCAGGGGGCGCGCAACCGTACGATCCGGGATCTGCGCAGCGGGCGCATCCGCCTGCTGGTGGCCACCGACGTCGCCGCCCGCGGTCTCGATGTGGCCGGCATCAGCCATGTCATCAATTTCGATCTGCCGAAATTTGCCGAGGACTATGTCCACCGCATCGGCCGGACCGGCAGGGCCGGGGCGGCCGGCATCGCCATATCCTTCGTTTCCGGCGAGGATCTGGAGGCTCTGAAGAAGATTCAGCGCTACATCGGCCGCGAATTGCCCCGCGAGGTCATCTCCGGCCTCGAACCGACCCGCAACCTGGAACTTCGCTCGGAAAAATCGGGCCGCCGGGTCGGGGCAGGACCAAAAAAGTTTGGGAAAAAGCCCAACAGTGCCGGCAAGAGCGGCTGGAAACAGGAACGATCCGGAGCTGCCAAAGGTAAAACCGGCAGGCCTGGAAGGAAGGTTGGCGGGTCACCTGCCATTGAATACCGAAGCAGGTGA
- a CDS encoding iron-containing alcohol dehydrogenase: MSMPLTVARFLMPPISLIGCGASKTTGDYLKKFGGKKALIVTDKGLEKIGVADQIKKNIEEAGLQALIYPGAEPNPTDLNVAGGVKVYQENGCDAIVSLGGGSSHDCGKAIGIVVTNGGKIHDYKGFDTVTKPMPPFIAINTTAGTGSEVTPAAVITNTGNNVKMVVWSINVSVNVAIDDPELMTGMPPALTAATGMDALTHAVEAYVSIGHNPKADALALKAVELISQYLRKAVAFGQDIEARTGMAYAEYLAGEAFSSAGLGIAHSLAHQPGSFIGLPHGVCNAIFLPLVCEFNMNACLERYADVAKAMGEKIDGLTVREAALKGIAAIRTLSADIGIPSGLAELGMKESDIPNMAEWAMKEVCTPTNPRVTTVKDMIDLYKKAM, translated from the coding sequence ATGTCAATGCCGTTGACCGTAGCCAGATTTCTGATGCCCCCTATATCGCTGATAGGGTGTGGAGCCTCAAAAACCACGGGTGATTACTTGAAAAAGTTCGGTGGCAAAAAGGCTCTGATCGTCACCGATAAGGGGCTGGAAAAAATCGGCGTGGCGGACCAGATCAAGAAGAACATCGAAGAGGCAGGACTTCAGGCGCTCATTTATCCTGGTGCCGAACCCAACCCGACCGATCTGAATGTGGCCGGGGGGGTGAAGGTCTACCAGGAAAACGGCTGCGACGCCATCGTATCCCTCGGCGGTGGCAGCTCCCACGACTGCGGCAAGGCGATCGGGATCGTTGTGACCAATGGCGGGAAAATCCATGATTACAAAGGCTTCGACACGGTCACCAAGCCGATGCCCCCCTTCATCGCCATCAACACTACGGCCGGTACGGGAAGCGAGGTAACGCCTGCGGCGGTCATCACCAACACGGGCAACAACGTAAAAATGGTGGTCTGGAGCATCAATGTCTCGGTCAACGTGGCGATCGATGACCCCGAACTGATGACCGGCATGCCCCCTGCTCTCACTGCCGCAACGGGCATGGATGCTCTCACACACGCGGTGGAGGCCTATGTTTCCATCGGCCACAACCCGAAAGCCGATGCACTGGCCCTCAAGGCTGTCGAGCTGATCTCCCAGTATCTGCGCAAGGCGGTCGCTTTCGGCCAGGATATTGAGGCACGGACCGGCATGGCGTATGCGGAGTATCTCGCTGGAGAAGCCTTTTCCAGTGCGGGTCTCGGCATTGCCCACTCTCTCGCCCATCAGCCCGGCAGCTTTATCGGCCTGCCCCACGGCGTCTGCAATGCCATCTTCCTGCCGCTGGTCTGCGAATTCAATATGAACGCCTGCCTGGAAAGGTATGCGGATGTTGCCAAAGCCATGGGGGAAAAGATCGACGGCTTGACCGTTCGTGAAGCCGCGCTCAAGGGAATAGCGGCCATCCGCACCCTGTCGGCCGATATCGGCATCCCCTCCGGGCTTGCCGAGTTGGGCATGAAGGAATCAGATATCCCCAACATGGCCGAATGGGCCATGAAGGAGGTCTGCACCCCCACCAACCCGCGGGTCACAACCGTGAAGGATATGATCGATCTTTATAAGAAGGCGATGTAA
- a CDS encoding EAL domain-containing protein, producing the protein MKKTNVKDDVFSGFDSWRVFLYAALAAILLLVFLATSPVSFTTIFLVITAVGLFVFFVWNQRALSLRSRQLLESEKRYRLLIEHSISAIAVHEMILDRDGRPEDYVFLSANPAFETHTGLKVVDILGRRVTEVLPGIEKTHTLETYGRVVLTRQSISFEEYSELLGRYFLVHAYPLGELCFATVFTDITESRRAEQEIHRQNSLITSLLDSIPDLIFFKDTQGIYLGCNPQFAEFVGRPKEEIVGKTDFDLFDKELAEFFRENDRRMLELRSHRQNEEWVNYPDGRRVLLDTLKTPYWGPDGELIGIIGVSRDNTARKQAEEALEKRIVALTRPLDDTTGVTFEDLFSVKEIQQLQDDFAHAAGVASIITHPDGTPITAPSNFCRLCKDIICKTAKGRAICWRSNALLGQPSNPGPTIHKCQGALLWEAGSALSVGGRHIANWLVGQVRDVTHDEEQIRTYAREIGADETATVEAFREVPSMSRNQFERVAQALYSVARQLSNSAYQNVQQARFITEQKKSQREISYLAHHDQLTGLANRLLFAERFEQEAKHALRAQKCLAICLLDLDSFKAVNDLHGHQAGDRLLCEVAKRLTDSVRATDLVCRMGGDEFLILFTDLKEADAVKTLVRKVMACFTSAYLLENHVHSVSASMGVAVFPEDGRDLATLFKHADAAMYFAKDSGRNNIQFFHEEISQRVQTRLELERELRKALQDGHLELHYQPIWQMAEKRMVGMEALLRWPHPEKGMISPCRFIPVAEQSNLILLLGEWVLQTACREMADWREKGMPILPVSVNVSARQLFQEDFAIFVRNLLTEHNLSPGNLTLEVTESIFLEKQTTVEEVMNNIKGIGVGLALDDFGTGYSSLSYLSRFRIDKLKIDRSFIEHICRDEQDAILASAIIHMAQNLGMQVIAEGVENADQERFLAEQGCDLAQGFFYCRPKPLAVIQEMFENDRIA; encoded by the coding sequence ATGAAAAAAACGAACGTTAAGGATGATGTTTTTTCCGGTTTTGACTCCTGGAGGGTTTTTTTATATGCCGCACTCGCGGCGATACTGTTGCTGGTCTTCCTGGCGACCTCTCCCGTGAGTTTTACGACGATTTTTCTTGTCATAACGGCCGTCGGCCTGTTCGTTTTTTTTGTCTGGAACCAACGCGCCCTCTCTCTGCGAAGTCGGCAACTGCTTGAAAGTGAAAAGAGATACAGGCTTCTGATCGAACACAGCATTTCGGCCATTGCGGTCCACGAAATGATCCTGGACAGGGACGGCAGGCCGGAGGACTATGTTTTCCTCAGCGCCAATCCAGCTTTCGAGACCCATACCGGACTGAAAGTCGTCGACATACTTGGCCGACGCGTTACCGAAGTCCTGCCGGGTATCGAGAAGACACATACCCTGGAGACCTACGGGAGGGTGGTTCTTACCAGACAATCGATCAGCTTTGAAGAATATTCCGAGCTGCTGGGCAGATATTTCCTGGTTCACGCCTATCCCCTGGGAGAACTATGCTTTGCCACGGTGTTTACCGACATCACCGAGTCCAGGCGGGCCGAGCAGGAGATTCATCGCCAGAACAGCCTCATCACCTCCCTGCTGGACTCCATTCCCGACCTGATCTTCTTCAAGGATACCCAGGGCATCTATCTGGGCTGCAATCCCCAATTCGCCGAATTTGTCGGAAGGCCGAAGGAAGAGATTGTCGGAAAAACGGACTTCGACCTGTTCGACAAGGAGCTTGCGGAGTTTTTCCGGGAGAACGACAGGCGCATGCTGGAGCTGCGCTCTCATCGCCAGAATGAGGAATGGGTCAACTACCCGGACGGGCGCCGGGTGCTCCTGGATACCCTGAAAACCCCCTACTGGGGCCCGGACGGGGAGTTGATCGGTATCATCGGAGTCAGTCGCGACAACACCGCCCGCAAGCAGGCCGAAGAAGCACTGGAAAAGCGAATCGTTGCGCTGACGCGACCACTGGACGATACCACCGGAGTCACCTTCGAGGATCTGTTCAGTGTGAAGGAGATCCAGCAGTTGCAGGACGATTTCGCCCATGCTGCCGGCGTTGCCTCCATCATCACCCACCCCGACGGCACTCCCATTACGGCACCGAGCAACTTCTGCCGCCTGTGCAAAGACATTATCTGCAAAACAGCCAAGGGCCGAGCCATCTGCTGGCGCTCCAATGCCCTGTTGGGACAGCCCTCCAACCCGGGTCCGACCATACACAAGTGCCAAGGGGCCCTATTGTGGGAGGCGGGCTCGGCTCTCTCCGTAGGGGGACGCCACATCGCCAACTGGCTGGTCGGTCAGGTTCGGGATGTCACCCATGATGAAGAACAGATTCGCACTTATGCCCGGGAAATAGGGGCGGATGAAACCGCCACCGTCGAGGCCTTTCGAGAAGTGCCTTCCATGTCCCGCAACCAGTTCGAGAGGGTCGCACAAGCCCTGTATTCGGTGGCCAGGCAGTTGTCCAATTCGGCCTATCAGAATGTTCAGCAGGCCCGTTTCATAACCGAGCAGAAGAAATCGCAAAGGGAAATTTCCTATCTCGCCCATCATGATCAGCTGACCGGATTAGCGAATCGCCTGCTTTTCGCCGAGCGGTTTGAGCAGGAGGCAAAGCACGCCCTGCGTGCCCAAAAATGCCTTGCCATTTGCCTGCTTGATCTGGATAGCTTCAAGGCAGTCAACGACCTGCATGGACATCAGGCCGGCGATCGTCTGCTCTGTGAAGTGGCCAAGCGGCTTACCGACTCCGTACGGGCTACCGACCTGGTGTGCCGGATGGGAGGCGACGAATTCCTCATCCTGTTTACCGATCTGAAGGAAGCCGACGCGGTTAAAACACTTGTCAGGAAGGTCATGGCCTGTTTTACATCGGCATACTTGCTTGAAAACCATGTCCATTCAGTTTCGGCCAGTATGGGAGTCGCTGTTTTCCCCGAGGACGGCCGGGACCTGGCCACCCTCTTCAAACATGCCGATGCCGCCATGTATTTTGCCAAGGATTCAGGCCGCAACAATATCCAGTTTTTTCATGAGGAAATCAGCCAGAGGGTGCAGACTCGTCTCGAGCTCGAGAGGGAGCTGCGCAAGGCCCTGCAGGACGGGCATCTGGAATTGCACTACCAGCCCATCTGGCAGATGGCGGAAAAGCGCATGGTCGGAATGGAGGCCCTGCTGCGCTGGCCGCATCCCGAAAAAGGGATGATCTCTCCCTGCAGGTTTATCCCCGTCGCCGAGCAGTCGAACCTCATCCTCCTTTTGGGGGAGTGGGTCCTGCAAACGGCCTGCAGGGAGATGGCGGATTGGAGGGAAAAGGGGATGCCGATCCTGCCGGTTTCTGTTAATGTCTCCGCTCGCCAGCTTTTCCAGGAGGATTTTGCGATCTTTGTGAGAAACCTGCTCACAGAACACAATCTGTCCCCCGGTAATCTGACCCTGGAGGTGACGGAAAGCATATTCCTGGAAAAACAGACAACGGTCGAGGAGGTCATGAATAATATCAAAGGGATCGGAGTCGGACTGGCCCTGGATGATTTCGGTACCGGGTATTCCAGCCTGAGCTACCTCAGCCGATTCCGCATAGACAAACTGAAAATCGATCGCTCCTTCATAGAACACATCTGCCGGGACGAACAGGATGCGATCCTGGCCTCCGCCATTATTCATATGGCACAGAACCTCGGCATGCAAGTCATTGCCGAGGGCGTGGAAAATGCCGACCAGGAACGGTTTTTGGCAGAGCAGGGATGCGACCTGGCTCAGGGGTTTTTCTACTGCAGACCAAAGCCTCTGGCAGTGATACAGGAGATGTTCGAAAACGATCGAATTGCCTGA
- a CDS encoding NUDIX domain-containing protein, whose translation MKKFDLFGIEDFEILENHKSYSGFFRIRTLGLRHRLFNGGWSPPLTRELAERGHAAGVLLYDPDRDAVVLLEQFRVGALTDELGPWMLEIVAGMVKEGESATDVALRECLEEAGRAPERLIPICRCYLSPGGCSEQIELFFAEIDSTGMDGMVHGVEEEGEDIMVRVLPTGDAFAALDEGRIINASTIIALQWLRFKLRSY comes from the coding sequence GTGAAAAAATTTGATCTGTTTGGCATAGAAGATTTCGAAATCCTGGAAAACCACAAAAGTTACAGTGGATTCTTCCGAATCCGCACCCTCGGCCTCCGACACCGACTTTTCAACGGCGGCTGGAGCCCGCCCTTGACAAGGGAACTGGCCGAGCGCGGGCATGCGGCGGGAGTTTTGCTCTACGACCCGGACAGGGACGCGGTCGTGCTTCTGGAGCAGTTCAGGGTCGGGGCGTTGACGGATGAACTGGGACCCTGGATGCTGGAAATTGTAGCCGGGATGGTCAAGGAAGGGGAATCGGCAACGGACGTCGCCCTGCGGGAATGCCTGGAAGAGGCCGGGCGGGCACCGGAGCGGCTGATCCCGATCTGCCGTTGCTATCTGAGTCCGGGGGGCTGTTCGGAACAGATCGAACTCTTCTTCGCCGAGATCGATTCGACCGGTATGGACGGCATGGTGCACGGCGTGGAGGAGGAAGGCGAGGACATCATGGTCCGGGTCCTGCCGACAGGAGATGCCTTCGCCGCCCTCGACGAAGGCCGCATCATCAACGCCTCCACGATCATCGCCCTGCAGTGGCTGAGATTCAAACTGAGAAGTTACTGA
- a CDS encoding transporter, translated as MRRFSVGTGMEATLMKRLGAVVMLLLGLSFGGPSWGADPRDYIPLPPKTFLFVTYLQHISGHRFKIDDEVISDDFNLSQNIVIFRPVYYTTLGPFVIDPQCLIIAGEAELDGDLISDTSTQGIADPVVLMTTWFINRPEDKLWLGWTPYVTVPIGEYDKKRALNLGSNRWALKNELGMIKGFGKFYLDLIGNVTIFGDNDDFWTGTDTVTLEQDALFGAEVHLSYDISPRWWIGLSYFYSNGGETEVDGIDQNDDQDNHALMFTSAFGIGDHYQLLLQYRDDFGVKSGVETKAIQVRFAYFF; from the coding sequence ATGAGAAGGTTTTCAGTCGGGACGGGAATGGAGGCAACCTTGATGAAGAGGCTTGGCGCGGTCGTGATGTTGTTGCTGGGACTGTCCTTTGGCGGTCCCTCATGGGGTGCGGATCCTCGGGATTATATTCCCTTGCCGCCCAAAACTTTTCTGTTCGTCACCTATCTGCAGCATATTTCAGGACACCGTTTCAAAATTGACGATGAAGTTATTTCCGACGATTTCAATCTCAGCCAGAATATCGTCATTTTTCGTCCGGTTTATTACACGACACTCGGACCTTTCGTCATTGATCCCCAGTGCCTGATCATCGCCGGGGAGGCCGAGCTCGACGGGGATCTGATTTCCGATACCTCGACCCAAGGCATCGCCGACCCTGTTGTGCTCATGACCACCTGGTTCATCAATCGGCCGGAAGACAAGCTCTGGCTGGGATGGACGCCCTATGTCACCGTGCCGATCGGTGAATACGACAAGAAGCGGGCGCTCAATCTGGGCTCCAACCGATGGGCATTGAAAAACGAACTCGGCATGATCAAGGGCTTCGGCAAGTTCTACCTGGATCTGATCGGTAATGTGACCATCTTCGGCGACAACGACGATTTCTGGACCGGGACGGACACAGTGACCCTGGAACAGGATGCACTTTTCGGCGCAGAAGTCCATCTGAGTTATGACATCAGTCCGCGCTGGTGGATCGGTTTGAGCTATTTCTACTCTAACGGCGGGGAAACGGAAGTTGATGGCATCGACCAGAATGACGACCAGGACAACCATGCGCTCATGTTCACCTCCGCCTTTGGCATCGGTGACCATTACCAGCTGTTGCTGCAGTACCGGGACGATTTCGGGGTCAAAAGCGGAGTCGAAACCAAAGCCATCCAGGTACGGTTCGCCTATTTCTTCTGA